A stretch of Bradyrhizobium diazoefficiens DNA encodes these proteins:
- a CDS encoding methyl-accepting chemotaxis protein has product MSGRIASPSKRTIFPTLRFRAKIILGFAAVLVISAGSMAFAYFGFERVSSGVGSYRTSVSEADLARNIDRELLAYRSAAKYFVVTGKEDDAKAALDAETGLKNAIDQAVTSAKKSVRQESLGKLAKEFSNFSATFGKVLQAKRDSALLVQNQLMRNANLLKYKLDDIGNNASDSEAQAIEFGTKQVNTQFQTASAAATNFVLTSDQAIAASALARLKFVENSLGAVYSMDDKVIAGLKDAKGLLGAYREALEKLIANAKLVDELVTEMTGSAGAILQGATAMKADLVAEQQRLDSESAATIGKTEQLVLMLAVGGTLLGAVLAFLLGTGISRPMIAMCKAMRELASGNFDVVLPGLGRKDEIGEMAGAVEEFKVQAVAKAERDAAASEAQNKEQAASRRGELIRFADDFETAVGAIVSNVSASAVQLESSASTLTRTAETTQTLSSQVAGVSEQASSNMQSVATATEELSASVEEIGRQVRDSTRIAEAAVVQAKETDGRIGKLSHAAQQIGEVVKLITAIAEQTNLLALNATIEAARAGEAGRGFAVVASEVKSLASQTAKATDEISSHIMGMQGATAESVAAIKEIGATIGQISSISTSIASAVEQQGAATQEIARSVQTVAQGTQAAATDIGQVNRGAAETGSASEEVLNSAKTLSSESTRLRAELDRFMANIRAA; this is encoded by the coding sequence ATGTCCGGCCGTATCGCGTCGCCGTCGAAGCGTACAATATTTCCGACCCTCAGGTTCCGCGCCAAGATCATCCTCGGCTTTGCCGCGGTGCTGGTGATCTCTGCCGGCAGCATGGCCTTCGCCTATTTCGGTTTCGAGCGGGTCTCGTCCGGGGTCGGGTCATACCGCACCAGCGTGTCCGAGGCCGACCTCGCCCGTAACATCGACCGCGAGCTGCTCGCCTACCGTTCTGCCGCCAAATATTTCGTCGTCACGGGCAAGGAGGACGACGCCAAGGCGGCGCTGGATGCCGAGACCGGCCTGAAGAACGCTATCGACCAGGCGGTCACGAGCGCCAAGAAGTCGGTGCGGCAGGAGAGCCTCGGCAAGCTCGCCAAGGAATTTTCCAATTTCTCCGCGACGTTCGGAAAGGTCCTCCAGGCCAAGCGCGACAGCGCGCTGCTGGTGCAGAACCAGCTCATGCGGAATGCCAACCTCCTGAAGTACAAGCTCGACGACATCGGCAACAACGCCTCCGATTCCGAGGCGCAGGCGATCGAGTTCGGCACCAAGCAGGTCAATACCCAATTCCAGACCGCGAGCGCGGCCGCGACCAATTTCGTCCTGACGTCCGACCAGGCGATCGCCGCCAGCGCACTGGCTCGGCTGAAATTCGTCGAGAACTCACTCGGGGCGGTCTATTCCATGGACGACAAGGTCATCGCCGGCTTGAAGGACGCCAAGGGATTGCTTGGCGCCTATCGCGAAGCATTGGAGAAGCTGATCGCCAACGCCAAGTTGGTCGACGAGCTCGTCACCGAGATGACCGGTTCGGCAGGAGCAATCCTTCAGGGCGCCACCGCCATGAAGGCGGATCTGGTCGCCGAACAGCAGCGGCTGGATTCGGAATCCGCGGCCACCATCGGGAAGACCGAGCAGCTGGTACTCATGCTGGCCGTCGGCGGCACGCTGCTCGGCGCTGTTCTCGCCTTTCTTCTCGGCACCGGCATCTCGCGGCCGATGATCGCGATGTGCAAGGCGATGCGCGAGCTCGCATCGGGCAATTTCGACGTCGTGCTCCCGGGCCTCGGCCGCAAGGACGAGATCGGCGAGATGGCCGGCGCGGTCGAGGAGTTCAAGGTTCAGGCCGTGGCCAAGGCGGAGCGCGATGCTGCCGCCAGCGAAGCCCAGAACAAGGAGCAGGCGGCAAGCCGCCGCGGCGAGCTGATCCGCTTCGCCGATGATTTCGAGACCGCCGTCGGCGCCATCGTGTCGAACGTCTCGGCCTCCGCCGTGCAGCTCGAATCGTCGGCGTCCACGCTGACCCGCACCGCGGAGACCACGCAGACGCTGTCGAGCCAGGTCGCGGGCGTATCCGAGCAGGCATCGAGCAACATGCAGTCGGTGGCCACCGCCACAGAAGAGCTCTCGGCTTCGGTCGAGGAGATCGGCCGCCAGGTCCGCGACTCCACCCGGATCGCCGAGGCGGCCGTGGTGCAGGCCAAGGAAACCGACGGCCGTATCGGCAAGCTCTCGCATGCCGCCCAGCAGATCGGCGAGGTGGTCAAGCTGATCACCGCGATTGCCGAGCAGACCAACCTTCTCGCGCTGAACGCCACCATCGAGGCGGCCCGCGCTGGCGAGGCCGGCCGCGGCTTTGCGGTGGTCGCGAGCGAAGTGAAGTCGCTGGCGAGCCAGACGGCCAAGGCGACGGATGAGATTTCCTCGCACATCATGGGCATGCAGGGCGCGACCGCGGAATCGGTCGCCGCGATCAAGGAAATCGGTGCGACCATCGGTCAGATCTCCTCGATCTCGACCTCGATCGCGAGCGCCGTCGAGCAGCAGGGCGCGGCGACGCAAGAGATCGCACGCAGCGTCCAGACGGTTGCCCAGGGCACCCAGGCCGCCGCCACCGACATCGGTCAGGTCAACCGTGGCGCCGCCGAGACCGGCTCGGCTTCGGAAGAAGTATTGAACTCGGCCAAGACGCTGTCGAGCGAAAGCACCCGGCTGCGCGCCGAACTCGATCGCTTCATGGCCAATATCCGGGCGGCGTAA